A stretch of the Vanacampus margaritifer isolate UIUO_Vmar chromosome 6, RoL_Vmar_1.0, whole genome shotgun sequence genome encodes the following:
- the ppp6r2b gene encoding serine/threonine-protein phosphatase 6 regulatory subunit 2 isoform X2 yields the protein MFWKFDLHTASHLEALLDKEDVTLAELMDEEDVLQECKAQNRRLLLFLCQDQCMQELVRKITTEPPAGIEETKRFKYSNIACELLTSDVGVINDKLGNEEPLLESLYAFLEQPSPLNPLLSSFFSKTIGNLIARKTEQVISFLRRKEGFLALVLKHIDTSAMMDVLLRLISCVEPPPLRLETLAWLNEEKLAQRLVTIIHPEMDEERQSNASQTLCDIIRLSRDQANQLQELSQSDPLLTVLESQECVEQLLQNMFSGDRTESCIVNGIQVLLTLLEIRRPVVDGVMDAQGFERSYTVNSSILLAIQPHLLHFHQLLLEPPKRNPMLTTLGVLEEPLGNTRLHVARLMASLLYTSSASHAVIAQELCRLNTMDLLLNSFFKYTWNNFLHLQVELCVAAILRPCAHEMRLQPGLGSQDDVKPPQDASTEVAATQDNSAHNLLVTHLFQHCRLVQRILLAWEENDKSQSEGGMRRGYMGHLTRIANTIVHNLEKGPVHTQITDLISELPDDCRGRWETFVNQTLSETNKRNTIDLVGSGNPRPSSEDDMESPFPKELTLQQAFSDYQIQQMTANFVDQFGFNDDEFTDHDDGIGATFNRIAEININIDAGQDSANTASFDACAKERIQAFDDDEEDIWDEKEFNYETQTKSRNRFGGSQAAQGQAPSKACDRSATSDKAASSDSDEGEELKDDLDPFSSQTEATKNSGWIADFGEVNSKAPAAGGGFAAWDSPQPAATETQEKGWAKFTDFQPFCCSETGPRCSSPVDSDLSSKPSQNPCVWSVCGARKAPLVASDSSSSSSSDTEEDESKTGPATTETINTGDGKETIRLTVDAKNERAVFSSHAEKTAEDKGKGNEAEAESGRKHGDCPSPAKTSPTQQPAAVTQEKQPSANGPA from the exons ATGTTTTGGAAATTTGACCTCCACACAGCTTCTCATCTGGAAGCATTACTAGACAAGGAGGATGTCACGCTCGCTGAGCTCATGGATGAGGAAGACGTGCTGCAGGAGTGCAAGGCTCAGAACAGGAG ACTCCTCCTGTTCCTTTGCCAGGACCAGTGCATGCAGGAGCTGGTTCGCAAGATTACCACGGAGCCTCCTGCTGGTATAGAGGAGACCAAGCGATTCAA GTATTCAAATATAGCATGCGAGTTGTTGACAAGTGATGTGGGCGTGATCAACGACAAGCTGGGCAATGAGGAGCCTctcttggaaagcctgtatgcCTTCCTGGAGCAGCCCTCCCCTCTCAACCCCCTGCTGTCATCATTCTTCAGTAAGACCATTGGGAACCTCATTGCACGGAAAACTGAGCAG GTGATTAGTTTCCTGCGGCGGAAGGAGGGATTCCTCGCCTTGGTTCTAAAGCACATCGACACGTCGGCCATGATGGATGTCCTACTGCGACTTATCAGCTGCGTGGAGCCGCCCCCTCTTCGACTGGAGACTCTCGCT TGGCTGAATGAAGAAAAGCTGGCCCAGAGACTCGTTACCATTATTCATCCGGAGATGGATGAAGAG AGGCAGTCCAACGCATCCCAGACTTTGTGCGACATCATTCGTTTAAGCAGAGACCAGGCCAATCAGCTTCAGGAGCTGTCCCAGTCTGACCCGTTGCTGACCGTGCTGGAATC GCAGGAGTGTGTGGAGCAGCTGCTCCAGAACATGTTCTCAGGAGACCGGACTGAGAGCTGCATTGTCAATGGGATTCAGGTTCTGCTCACTCTGCTGGAAATCAGGAGGCCTGT CGTGGATGGTGTCATGGACGCTCAGGGGTTTGAGAGAAGTTACACCGTTAACAGCAGCATCCTGTTGGCCATTCAGCCACACCTGCTTCATTTCCACCAGCTACTTCTGGAGCCTCCCAAA CGAAATCCTATGCTGACTACTTTGGGCGTGCTGGAGGAACCTTTGGGGAACACGCGGCTGCACGTCGCCAGACTCATGGCCTCCCTTTTGTACACCAGCTCCGCCAGCCACGCAGTTATAGCACAGGAACTCTGCCGACTCAATACAATGGACCTGCTTTTG AACTCGTTCTTCAAGTACACCTGGAACAACTTCCTGCACCTCCAAGTGGAGCTATGCGTGGCGGCCATCCTGCGGCCTTGTGCCCACGAAATGAGACTCCAGCCAGGTCTCGGCTCTCAAGATGACGTCAAGCCTCCTCAGGATGCGTCGACGGAGGTCGCGGCCACCCAAGACAATTCCGCACATAATTTATTGGTGACGCAC TTATTTCAGCATTGCCGCCTTGTGCAGAGAATTCTACTGGCTTGGGAAGAGAATGATAAAAGCCA GTCAGAAGGTGGAATGAGGAGAGGCTACATGGGACATCTGACCAGAATCGCCAACACGATTGTCCACAATCTGGAGAAAGGCCCGGTTCACACCCAGATTACTGATCTCATCAGCG AGCTACCAGATGACTGCAGGGGGCGCTGGGAGACTTTTGTGAACCAGACGCTTTCCGAGACCAACAAGAGAAACACCATAGATCTG GTTGGCAGCGGTAATCCACGGCCATCCTCGGAAGATGACATGGAGAGCCCCTTCCCAAAAGAACTGACACTCCAGCAG GCTTTCTCAGACTATCAAATTCAGCAGATGACGGCCAATTTTGTCGATCAGTTTGGTTTCAACGACGACGAGTTCACCGATCACGACGACGGcattgg GGCAACGTTTAATCGAATCGCAGAGATTAATATCAACATTGACGCAGGCCAGGACAGT GCCAATACGGCTTCGTTTGACGCCTGCGCCAAGGAGAGGATTCAAGCCTTtgatgatgacgaagaggaCATCTGGGATGAGAAAGAATTTAACTATGAAACACAAACCAAGTCAAGGAACAG GTTCGGTGGGTCGCAGGCAGCCCAAGGCCAAGCCCCGAGTAAAGCGTGCGATAGATCGGCGACTTCTGACAAAGCAGCCAGCTCAGATTCTGACGAAGGAGAGGAGCTGAAAGACGACCTAGACCCGTTCTCCAGCCAGACGGAGGCCACAAAGA ACTCCGGCTGGATTGCAGACTTTGGGGAGGTGAACTCAAAGGCTCCCGCGGCAGGCGGCGGCTTTGCAGCCTGGGATAGTCCCCAGCCCGCCGCCACTGAGACACAGGAGAAGGGCTGGGCCAAGTTTACAGACTTCCAGCCTTTCTGTTG TTCTGAAACAGGCCCCCGATGCAGCTCACCTGTGGACTCGGACCTTAGCTCCAAACCAAGTCAGAACC CCTGCGTGTGGAGCGTATGCGGGGCGAGGAAAGCCCCCCTGGTGGCGTCGGACAGCTCCTCCTCCAGCAGCTCCGACACAGAGGAAGATGAAAGCAAGACGGGGCCCGCGACCACCGAGACCATCAACACCGGCGACGGCAAGGAGACCATCCGGCTCACCGTGGACGCCAAGAACGAGCGTGCCGTGTTCAGCAG TCACGCAGAGAAGACGGCAGAGGACAAAGGGAAAGGAAATGAGGCGGAGGCGGAATCTGGAAGGAAACACGGAGACTGTCCCAGTCCAGCTAAGACCAGTCCTACACAGCAGcctgctgctgtcacaca AGAGAAGCAGCCCTCTGCCAACGGGCCGGCCTaa
- the ppp6r2b gene encoding serine/threonine-protein phosphatase 6 regulatory subunit 2 isoform X1, which yields MFWKFDLHTASHLEALLDKEDVTLAELMDEEDVLQECKAQNRRLLLFLCQDQCMQELVRKITTEPPAGIEETKRFKYSNIACELLTSDVGVINDKLGNEEPLLESLYAFLEQPSPLNPLLSSFFSKTIGNLIARKTEQVISFLRRKEGFLALVLKHIDTSAMMDVLLRLISCVEPPPLRLETLAWLNEEKLAQRLVTIIHPEMDEERQSNASQTLCDIIRLSRDQANQLQELSQSDPLLTVLESQECVEQLLQNMFSGDRTESCIVNGIQVLLTLLEIRRPVVDGVMDAQGFERSYTVNSSILLAIQPHLLHFHQLLLEPPKRNPMLTTLGVLEEPLGNTRLHVARLMASLLYTSSASHAVIAQELCRLNTMDLLLVRDEPTLFIVRCCVTMTQLYFQNSFFKYTWNNFLHLQVELCVAAILRPCAHEMRLQPGLGSQDDVKPPQDASTEVAATQDNSAHNLLVTHLFQHCRLVQRILLAWEENDKSQSEGGMRRGYMGHLTRIANTIVHNLEKGPVHTQITDLISELPDDCRGRWETFVNQTLSETNKRNTIDLVGSGNPRPSSEDDMESPFPKELTLQQAFSDYQIQQMTANFVDQFGFNDDEFTDHDDGIGATFNRIAEININIDAGQDSANTASFDACAKERIQAFDDDEEDIWDEKEFNYETQTKSRNRFGGSQAAQGQAPSKACDRSATSDKAASSDSDEGEELKDDLDPFSSQTEATKNSGWIADFGEVNSKAPAAGGGFAAWDSPQPAATETQEKGWAKFTDFQPFCCSETGPRCSSPVDSDLSSKPSQNPCVWSVCGARKAPLVASDSSSSSSSDTEEDESKTGPATTETINTGDGKETIRLTVDAKNERAVFSSHAEKTAEDKGKGNEAEAESGRKHGDCPSPAKTSPTQQPAAVTQEKQPSANGPA from the exons ATGTTTTGGAAATTTGACCTCCACACAGCTTCTCATCTGGAAGCATTACTAGACAAGGAGGATGTCACGCTCGCTGAGCTCATGGATGAGGAAGACGTGCTGCAGGAGTGCAAGGCTCAGAACAGGAG ACTCCTCCTGTTCCTTTGCCAGGACCAGTGCATGCAGGAGCTGGTTCGCAAGATTACCACGGAGCCTCCTGCTGGTATAGAGGAGACCAAGCGATTCAA GTATTCAAATATAGCATGCGAGTTGTTGACAAGTGATGTGGGCGTGATCAACGACAAGCTGGGCAATGAGGAGCCTctcttggaaagcctgtatgcCTTCCTGGAGCAGCCCTCCCCTCTCAACCCCCTGCTGTCATCATTCTTCAGTAAGACCATTGGGAACCTCATTGCACGGAAAACTGAGCAG GTGATTAGTTTCCTGCGGCGGAAGGAGGGATTCCTCGCCTTGGTTCTAAAGCACATCGACACGTCGGCCATGATGGATGTCCTACTGCGACTTATCAGCTGCGTGGAGCCGCCCCCTCTTCGACTGGAGACTCTCGCT TGGCTGAATGAAGAAAAGCTGGCCCAGAGACTCGTTACCATTATTCATCCGGAGATGGATGAAGAG AGGCAGTCCAACGCATCCCAGACTTTGTGCGACATCATTCGTTTAAGCAGAGACCAGGCCAATCAGCTTCAGGAGCTGTCCCAGTCTGACCCGTTGCTGACCGTGCTGGAATC GCAGGAGTGTGTGGAGCAGCTGCTCCAGAACATGTTCTCAGGAGACCGGACTGAGAGCTGCATTGTCAATGGGATTCAGGTTCTGCTCACTCTGCTGGAAATCAGGAGGCCTGT CGTGGATGGTGTCATGGACGCTCAGGGGTTTGAGAGAAGTTACACCGTTAACAGCAGCATCCTGTTGGCCATTCAGCCACACCTGCTTCATTTCCACCAGCTACTTCTGGAGCCTCCCAAA CGAAATCCTATGCTGACTACTTTGGGCGTGCTGGAGGAACCTTTGGGGAACACGCGGCTGCACGTCGCCAGACTCATGGCCTCCCTTTTGTACACCAGCTCCGCCAGCCACGCAGTTATAGCACAGGAACTCTGCCGACTCAATACAATGGACCTGCTTTTGGTGAGAGACGAACCCACACTTTTCATTGTGCGTTGTTGTGTAACAATGACCCAATTGTACTTTCAGAACTCGTTCTTCAAGTACACCTGGAACAACTTCCTGCACCTCCAAGTGGAGCTATGCGTGGCGGCCATCCTGCGGCCTTGTGCCCACGAAATGAGACTCCAGCCAGGTCTCGGCTCTCAAGATGACGTCAAGCCTCCTCAGGATGCGTCGACGGAGGTCGCGGCCACCCAAGACAATTCCGCACATAATTTATTGGTGACGCAC TTATTTCAGCATTGCCGCCTTGTGCAGAGAATTCTACTGGCTTGGGAAGAGAATGATAAAAGCCA GTCAGAAGGTGGAATGAGGAGAGGCTACATGGGACATCTGACCAGAATCGCCAACACGATTGTCCACAATCTGGAGAAAGGCCCGGTTCACACCCAGATTACTGATCTCATCAGCG AGCTACCAGATGACTGCAGGGGGCGCTGGGAGACTTTTGTGAACCAGACGCTTTCCGAGACCAACAAGAGAAACACCATAGATCTG GTTGGCAGCGGTAATCCACGGCCATCCTCGGAAGATGACATGGAGAGCCCCTTCCCAAAAGAACTGACACTCCAGCAG GCTTTCTCAGACTATCAAATTCAGCAGATGACGGCCAATTTTGTCGATCAGTTTGGTTTCAACGACGACGAGTTCACCGATCACGACGACGGcattgg GGCAACGTTTAATCGAATCGCAGAGATTAATATCAACATTGACGCAGGCCAGGACAGT GCCAATACGGCTTCGTTTGACGCCTGCGCCAAGGAGAGGATTCAAGCCTTtgatgatgacgaagaggaCATCTGGGATGAGAAAGAATTTAACTATGAAACACAAACCAAGTCAAGGAACAG GTTCGGTGGGTCGCAGGCAGCCCAAGGCCAAGCCCCGAGTAAAGCGTGCGATAGATCGGCGACTTCTGACAAAGCAGCCAGCTCAGATTCTGACGAAGGAGAGGAGCTGAAAGACGACCTAGACCCGTTCTCCAGCCAGACGGAGGCCACAAAGA ACTCCGGCTGGATTGCAGACTTTGGGGAGGTGAACTCAAAGGCTCCCGCGGCAGGCGGCGGCTTTGCAGCCTGGGATAGTCCCCAGCCCGCCGCCACTGAGACACAGGAGAAGGGCTGGGCCAAGTTTACAGACTTCCAGCCTTTCTGTTG TTCTGAAACAGGCCCCCGATGCAGCTCACCTGTGGACTCGGACCTTAGCTCCAAACCAAGTCAGAACC CCTGCGTGTGGAGCGTATGCGGGGCGAGGAAAGCCCCCCTGGTGGCGTCGGACAGCTCCTCCTCCAGCAGCTCCGACACAGAGGAAGATGAAAGCAAGACGGGGCCCGCGACCACCGAGACCATCAACACCGGCGACGGCAAGGAGACCATCCGGCTCACCGTGGACGCCAAGAACGAGCGTGCCGTGTTCAGCAG TCACGCAGAGAAGACGGCAGAGGACAAAGGGAAAGGAAATGAGGCGGAGGCGGAATCTGGAAGGAAACACGGAGACTGTCCCAGTCCAGCTAAGACCAGTCCTACACAGCAGcctgctgctgtcacaca AGAGAAGCAGCCCTCTGCCAACGGGCCGGCCTaa